TGATGAATTATTAGCCTTCATTGAATCTCGGCAGGATGAAGCAATCGCCCTTTATGAGGGAAAAAAGAAGGAGTACATTAAACTATTTAAATATTTCAGCAGGAAAAATCCTCTTATTAGAAATCTTGGCTCCTCATGCGAATCTGTGCACAACATTAAACTGATAAGTTATTGAAAAGCATGGGAAATACCTATAAATTATAAGGCACTTAAAGTCTTATAAAGTTATAGGAGGTCCCATGCTCATTAAAAAGATAATAAGAAATACACTGGGAATCAAGAATCACCGTGTGGAAAAAGTTATTGGAAGCACTCAGAAGATTATCATTTTTTTAGATATTATTCATGGTCGGAAGCTCACCTGTTCCGGCTGCGGGACGAGGCAAAAAGTCAGAGATCGATTGAAACAAAGAGAGTGGAGGCATGTGCCTTTGTGGAATATACCTGTATACATTTATTACCGACCAGCTCGTGTCAAATGCAAATATTGTGGAATAAAAGTCGAATCAATTCCATGGAGCAATGGTAAGAGTTGTCTTTCTGTTCCTTTAAGTTTGACTATGGCAAGCTGGGCAAGAAAGCTTCCAATGAATACTGTAAGTCAAATGTTTAATGTTTGCTGGAATGCCGTTTATTCTGCTGTTAAACAGGTCGTTGAATTTGGACTTGCCTGTCGAGACAAGACAGAAGCGGGTATTATTGGCATTGATGAGATCAGTCGTAAAAAGGGCATGGTTTATCATACTCAGGTTTATGATCTTGTTCGCAAGAAACTGTTGGCCAGTTTTGAGGGACGTAAATATGAAAATATTAAAGCTTTTTTAACGGAATGGGGCAAAGATAACTTAAAGAATATCAAAGGAGTATGTTGTGACATGTGGGATCCTTATCTGAAAGCAATTAAGGGATTTATTCCTGATGCAACAATCGTCTTTGATAAATTTCATATTATCCGTCATCTTTTACATGCAGTCAATGATGTACGGAAACAAGAAGCTGAAGATCTAAAGAAAATCAACCCTGAACTTCTGAAGGGAAGCCGATATATTTGGCTTAAGAATCCCTGGAATTTGACAGATAAACAAAAACAACGATTCAGTTATTTGGAGAATTTAAATTTGAAAATCAACAGGGCTTACTTGCTTAAAGAAAATTTCAGAGAATTTTGGACATATACAGATCAAGAAAAAACAAAAAAATTTCTTGATCAATGGTTCTGGTGGGCTACTCATTCACGGCTTGAGCCAATGAGAAAATTTGCATGGCTTGTCAGAAAACATGAAAAGGGAATCCTGGCATACTCTGAATTGCCTATCGATAATGGTGCTGTAGAAGCAATGAACAATAATGCAAAAGCAATTAGTCATCAAGCAAGAGGATATCGATCTCCCAAAACCTTTTCAACACTACTCATGCATTGCATGGGTAAGCTAAAAGAACCGGATTGGGTGCACAGATTCGCATGAGGAGCCAATTTTATTTGCGATCCCTGGCATAATAGTCTTCTTAGTGCTGG
The Caldisericota bacterium genome window above contains:
- a CDS encoding ISL3 family transposase; translation: MLIKKIIRNTLGIKNHRVEKVIGSTQKIIIFLDIIHGRKLTCSGCGTRQKVRDRLKQREWRHVPLWNIPVYIYYRPARVKCKYCGIKVESIPWSNGKSCLSVPLSLTMASWARKLPMNTVSQMFNVCWNAVYSAVKQVVEFGLACRDKTEAGIIGIDEISRKKGMVYHTQVYDLVRKKLLASFEGRKYENIKAFLTEWGKDNLKNIKGVCCDMWDPYLKAIKGFIPDATIVFDKFHIIRHLLHAVNDVRKQEAEDLKKINPELLKGSRYIWLKNPWNLTDKQKQRFSYLENLNLKINRAYLLKENFREFWTYTDQEKTKKFLDQWFWWATHSRLEPMRKFAWLVRKHEKGILAYSELPIDNGAVEAMNNNAKAISHQARGYRSPKTFSTLLMHCMGKLKEPDWVHRFA